Proteins co-encoded in one uncultured Bacteroides sp. genomic window:
- the leuD gene encoding 3-isopropylmalate dehydratase small subunit, producing the protein MKEKFNITTSTCVPLPLENVDTDQIIPARFLKATTKEGFGDNLFRDWRYDKQDNPIASFVLNNSTYSGKILVAGKNFGSGSSREHAAWAIAGYGFRIVVSSFFADIFKNNALNNFVLPVVVSDKFLAELFASIKDNAKMEVEVDLPNQTITNKATGKSEQFQINSYKKHCLMNGLDDIDYLLSNKDKIEAWENK; encoded by the coding sequence ATGAAAGAGAAATTTAATATAACCACCAGCACTTGTGTTCCCCTCCCTCTTGAAAATGTGGACACAGATCAAATTATACCTGCCCGTTTCTTAAAGGCAACCACTAAAGAAGGTTTCGGAGATAATCTTTTCCGCGACTGGAGATACGATAAACAAGACAACCCAATTGCATCATTTGTTCTGAACAATTCGACTTATTCAGGTAAAATATTGGTTGCAGGAAAGAACTTCGGTTCCGGTTCAAGTCGTGAACATGCGGCATGGGCTATTGCAGGTTACGGTTTCCGGATTGTTGTCAGCAGTTTCTTTGCTGATATATTCAAAAATAATGCATTGAACAACTTTGTACTTCCTGTTGTTGTTTCCGATAAATTCCTTGCTGAACTTTTTGCTTCTATCAAGGATAATGCAAAAATGGAGGTTGAAGTAGATCTCCCTAATCAAACCATAACCAATAAAGCTACAGGTAAAAGCGAGCAATTTCAGATCAATAGCTATAAGAAGCATTGCCTGATGAACGGTTTGGATGATATTGACTATCTGCTCAGCAATAAAGATAAAATCGAAGCTTGGGAAAACAAATGA
- the leuC gene encoding 3-isopropylmalate dehydratase large subunit → MKTLFDKIWDTHVVSTVEDGPTQLYIDRLYCHEVTSPQAFSGMRNRGLKCFRPEKIFCIPDHNIPTLNQDKEIVDPISRNQVEELDKNAKDFGLTLYGIGHKKNGIIHVVGPENGLTLPGMTIVCGDSHTSTHGAMGAIAFGIGTSEVEMVMASQCVLQSRPKTMRITVDGKLGKGVTAKDIALYIIAKMTTGGATGYFVEYAGEAVRDLTMEGRLTLCNLSIEMGARGGMIAPDEKTIEYIKGREFAPKGEDWDKAVEYWKTLKSDSDASFDKEITFKAEDIEPMITYGTNPGMGLGITSNIPTIESVPQAGRISYAKSLEYMGFNAGDAMIGKKIDYVFLGSCTNGRIEDFREFASFVKGKKKAAEVVAWLVPGSWAVDKQIREEGLDQILNEAGFELRQPGCSACLAMNEDKVPAGKYAVSTSNRNFEGRQGPGSRTLLASPLVAAAAAITGKITDPRVLMA, encoded by the coding sequence ATGAAAACATTGTTCGACAAGATTTGGGACACACATGTGGTTAGCACAGTTGAAGATGGTCCCACTCAGCTTTATATTGACAGACTTTACTGTCACGAGGTAACAAGTCCGCAGGCATTCTCTGGAATGAGAAATCGTGGTTTAAAGTGCTTTCGTCCGGAAAAGATTTTTTGCATACCGGATCATAATATTCCTACGCTAAACCAGGATAAAGAAATTGTTGATCCTATTTCCCGCAATCAGGTAGAGGAACTAGATAAGAATGCAAAAGATTTTGGTTTGACTCTTTATGGAATCGGACATAAGAAGAATGGTATTATTCACGTGGTAGGTCCTGAAAACGGATTGACCCTTCCAGGTATGACTATCGTTTGTGGTGACTCACATACTTCTACTCACGGAGCAATGGGAGCTATCGCTTTTGGTATTGGTACATCAGAAGTGGAAATGGTAATGGCTTCGCAATGTGTACTTCAGTCTCGTCCTAAAACAATGCGTATTACTGTAGATGGTAAATTAGGCAAAGGAGTAACAGCTAAAGATATCGCTCTTTATATTATTGCTAAGATGACAACCGGTGGCGCAACAGGATATTTTGTTGAATATGCCGGAGAAGCTGTCAGAGATCTTACAATGGAAGGACGCCTAACACTTTGTAATCTTTCCATAGAGATGGGTGCTCGTGGTGGAATGATTGCTCCTGATGAAAAAACAATTGAATATATTAAAGGTAGAGAGTTTGCCCCTAAAGGTGAAGACTGGGATAAGGCTGTTGAATACTGGAAAACATTGAAGAGTGATTCTGATGCATCATTTGATAAAGAAATTACTTTCAAAGCTGAAGATATTGAACCAATGATTACTTACGGAACTAATCCAGGTATGGGATTGGGTATCACTTCAAATATTCCTACGATTGAAAGTGTACCTCAAGCAGGAAGAATCTCTTACGCCAAGTCTTTGGAATATATGGGCTTTAATGCTGGTGATGCAATGATTGGAAAGAAGATTGATTATGTTTTCCTTGGTAGCTGTACCAATGGACGTATTGAAGACTTCCGTGAATTTGCTTCATTTGTAAAGGGTAAGAAAAAAGCAGCTGAAGTTGTTGCATGGTTGGTTCCTGGTTCATGGGCTGTTGATAAACAGATTCGTGAAGAAGGACTTGATCAGATTTTGAATGAAGCAGGTTTTGAACTTCGTCAACCAGGCTGCTCTGCTTGTCTGGCTATGAATGAAGATAAGGTTCCTGCAGGTAAATATGCAGTATCTACTTCGAATCGTAATTTTGAAGGACGTCAGGGACCAGGTTCCCGTACCCTTCTGGCAAGTCCGCTTGTTGCAGCAGCTGCAGCAATTACCGGTAAAATAACCGACCCACGAGTATTAATGGCTTAA
- a CDS encoding alpha-isopropylmalate synthase regulatory domain-containing protein produces MGKQMKIEILDTTLRDGEQTSGVSFVAQEKLMIARLLLEELKVDRIEVASARVSEGELESVKMISAWAARRGLLDRVEVLGFVDGMDSLNWIREAGCRVINLLCKGSLKHCQQQLRKTPEEHIANITEVVLNAEKMGISVNVYLEDWSNGMLHSPKYVFQLMNALIKLPIKRFMLPDTLGILNPLQTLEYMRKMVKRYPDVHFDFHAHNDYDLAVANVLAAVISGAKGLHTTINGLGERAGNAPLSSVQAILKDHFNAETSIVEDRLNDISRVVESYSGIAIPANKPIIGENVFTQVAGVHADGDSKNNLYYNDLLPERFGRIREYALGKTSGKANVRKNLESLGLELDEESMKKVVERVIELGDRKELVTQEDLPYIISDVLKHSTANSKVKLLDYFLTLTSGLKPVATLKISINGKEYEETSSGDGQYDAFMRALRKVYKNTLGRKFPMLINYAVSIPPGGRTDAFVQTIITWKNNEKVFRTKGLDNDQTEAAIKATMKMLNIIEEEY; encoded by the coding sequence TTGGGAAAACAAATGAAAATAGAGATATTAGACACAACGCTTCGTGACGGTGAACAGACGAGTGGAGTTTCTTTTGTAGCGCAAGAGAAACTCATGATTGCCCGTTTGTTACTGGAAGAGCTTAAAGTGGATCGTATCGAGGTTGCTTCAGCACGAGTCTCGGAAGGAGAACTTGAATCGGTGAAGATGATTTCTGCATGGGCTGCCCGCCGGGGACTTCTCGATCGGGTTGAAGTTCTGGGATTTGTAGACGGAATGGATTCTTTAAACTGGATTCGTGAGGCTGGATGCCGGGTGATCAATCTTCTTTGCAAAGGGTCATTGAAACATTGCCAACAGCAACTTCGGAAAACACCCGAAGAGCATATTGCCAATATAACAGAAGTGGTGCTTAATGCCGAGAAGATGGGAATCAGCGTCAATGTTTATCTGGAAGACTGGAGCAACGGGATGCTACATTCCCCTAAATATGTTTTCCAATTGATGAATGCACTGATCAAACTTCCTATTAAACGCTTTATGTTACCCGATACGCTTGGCATTCTCAATCCTTTGCAGACATTGGAATACATGCGTAAGATGGTAAAGCGTTACCCTGACGTGCATTTTGATTTCCATGCGCATAATGATTATGACCTTGCGGTTGCCAATGTATTGGCTGCGGTTATTTCGGGAGCAAAGGGACTTCATACCACAATAAACGGACTGGGCGAAAGAGCTGGTAATGCTCCGCTTTCCAGTGTGCAGGCTATTTTGAAGGATCACTTTAATGCCGAAACTTCTATCGTGGAAGATCGGCTGAATGATATAAGCAGGGTAGTTGAATCTTACTCTGGTATTGCCATTCCAGCTAATAAACCGATCATTGGTGAGAATGTATTTACTCAGGTGGCCGGTGTTCATGCAGATGGTGATTCAAAGAACAACCTCTATTATAATGATCTTTTGCCCGAACGTTTCGGACGCATTCGTGAATATGCTTTGGGAAAAACTTCAGGTAAAGCGAATGTTCGTAAGAACCTGGAATCTCTGGGATTGGAACTCGATGAAGAATCCATGAAGAAAGTAGTGGAACGGGTTATTGAACTGGGAGACCGGAAAGAACTGGTTACGCAGGAAGATTTGCCTTACATTATTTCTGATGTATTGAAGCACAGCACTGCGAACAGCAAAGTCAAGTTGCTCGATTATTTTCTGACTCTGACCAGTGGACTGAAACCGGTGGCCACACTGAAAATCTCCATAAATGGTAAGGAATATGAGGAAACATCCTCCGGGGATGGTCAGTACGATGCATTTATGCGGGCTTTGCGTAAAGTTTATAAGAATACGTTGGGCAGAAAATTCCCAATGTTGATTAACTATGCCGTGAGTATTCCTCCGGGCGGGCGAACAGATGCTTTTGTGCAAACCATTATTACCTGGAAAAATAACGAGAAGGTATTTCGCACAAAGGGATTGGACAATGACCAGACCGAGGCGGCTATTAAAGCAACAATGAAGATGTTGAATATCATAGAAGAAGAATATTAA
- the leuB gene encoding 3-isopropylmalate dehydrogenase codes for MKLNIAVLPGDGIGPEVVEQALNATIAVCEKFNHELSYKHALVGACAIDETGNPYPDSTHELCMQSDAVLFGAIGAPKYDNDPSATVRPEQGLLAMRKNLGLFANIRPVTTFPSLVHKSPLRADLIEGADFMCIRELTGGLYFGRPQGRSEDGNTAYDTCVYSRYEIERIVRLAFEYAMKRRKKLTIVDKANILATSRLWREVSKEIAKDYPEVETEYLFVDNAAMRMIQWPKSFDVIVTENMFGDILTDEGSVITGSMGLLPSASIGAHTSVFEPIHGSYPQAAGKNIANPLATILSAAMMLEYAFGLKEEAELINKAVTASMEANVVTEDLAAAGVKPSSTSEVGQWIVDYIKKD; via the coding sequence ATGAAATTAAATATTGCAGTACTTCCCGGCGATGGAATCGGTCCCGAGGTTGTAGAACAAGCATTGAACGCAACAATTGCTGTTTGCGAAAAGTTTAATCACGAATTAAGTTACAAACATGCTTTGGTAGGAGCTTGTGCCATTGACGAAACAGGAAATCCTTATCCTGATTCAACTCACGAGCTTTGCATGCAGAGTGATGCTGTATTGTTTGGCGCTATTGGTGCACCAAAATACGATAACGACCCAAGTGCCACAGTACGTCCCGAACAAGGATTGCTGGCTATGCGTAAAAACCTGGGATTGTTTGCCAATATCCGTCCGGTAACTACTTTTCCTTCACTTGTTCATAAGTCACCACTTCGTGCAGATCTTATCGAAGGTGCCGATTTTATGTGCATTCGTGAACTTACAGGCGGTCTGTATTTTGGTCGTCCTCAGGGAAGAAGTGAAGATGGAAACACTGCTTATGACACATGCGTTTACAGTCGTTACGAAATAGAACGCATTGTTCGTCTGGCTTTTGAGTATGCCATGAAGCGTCGCAAGAAACTAACTATTGTTGATAAAGCCAATATTCTTGCCACTTCTCGTTTGTGGCGTGAAGTTTCAAAGGAAATAGCTAAAGATTATCCTGAAGTTGAAACAGAATACTTGTTTGTAGACAATGCCGCAATGCGTATGATTCAGTGGCCAAAGAGCTTTGATGTGATTGTAACCGAGAATATGTTTGGAGATATCCTTACTGACGAAGGTTCTGTAATCACAGGTTCAATGGGATTACTACCATCTGCTTCAATCGGTGCTCATACATCTGTGTTCGAACCTATTCACGGTTCTTATCCACAGGCAGCTGGTAAAAATATTGCTAATCCGCTTGCTACAATTCTCTCGGCAGCTATGATGCTTGAATATGCATTTGGTCTGAAAGAAGAGGCTGAGTTGATAAACAAAGCTGTAACAGCTTCAATGGAAGCAAATGTTGTGACTGAAGATTTAGCTGCCGCTGGTGTAAAACCGTCATCAACTTCTGAAGTTGGGCAGTGGATTGTTGATTATATCAAGAAGGATTAA
- a CDS encoding outer membrane beta-barrel protein: MKFKFLSLFLAVCMVNASAQEKSESSNMTVSHGKISYNVSADNESQTTNLLEILQKYPMIAVDGLGQMTLNGVADFGLSIDGKFFSIQSPLTADILKSIPAKTVDKVEILTNPSSALLMECSGGVINIVTKKQIIDGTDVSLGLNATTLGLLGGDASFNTKRKGLMLNGTYSYGFDNYSKSAISTVAYNGVQTKETKVHPEKLHRANVNAFYQLTKRDGMGVAFNLFSNPVTLPLESVMSYPQSNFYIKDNSTEDITPSYYNISAYYAHLFSPNGTKLSITYSYNNQPITDNYTSEGVINSNDQVTNLSSYSNEKYNQKRQDAIVDFVLPFALHHEISIGGRYSWIKDNDSYNYLDTRNSEKQSFGYNHFKIDFDRWYTYLQYQFHSKDFQLTTAVSTEQKQYLSWVIYDENIINILPSLNLSYAFNKNSIIRADYHSHLASSLWMSNSSLVSPLYDQQNASSYNDGRAHFFHLGYSKITSKFNFLLDANYIYGGNRIGKMKVVLPPLTTNTETLYAMWDGLCFQKTIVSATASYQFSKAMKLQLFATGGYSDEDYMRIEGKLTKTGFDGSLVASSWLSLPDGYMLNLNGGYYFPRKSVALDSFNNYFYRVRASKNLLKDKLTVAIFANDFITRKKDVKQYDIVGNDIKLKTTGREFGLSMVYHFSIW, encoded by the coding sequence ATGAAATTTAAATTCTTATCTCTTTTTCTTGCTGTATGTATGGTTAATGCATCTGCTCAAGAGAAATCAGAATCTTCAAATATGACGGTGTCTCACGGTAAGATATCTTATAATGTAAGTGCGGATAACGAATCGCAAACTACCAATCTTCTGGAAATTCTTCAAAAATACCCAATGATAGCTGTAGATGGCTTAGGACAAATGACATTAAATGGTGTAGCTGATTTTGGATTGAGCATTGACGGTAAATTTTTCTCTATACAATCACCTTTAACAGCCGATATTCTTAAAAGCATTCCAGCCAAAACGGTAGATAAAGTCGAGATATTAACCAATCCTTCATCAGCACTGTTAATGGAATGTTCGGGAGGGGTGATTAATATTGTAACAAAGAAACAGATAATAGACGGAACAGATGTTTCCTTGGGTCTTAATGCTACAACTCTAGGTCTTTTAGGCGGCGATGCTTCCTTTAATACGAAGCGTAAAGGGCTGATGTTGAACGGAACATATTCTTATGGCTTTGATAACTATAGCAAAAGTGCAATAAGCACTGTAGCATATAATGGAGTACAAACTAAAGAAACAAAGGTACATCCTGAAAAGCTGCATCGGGCAAATGTGAATGCTTTTTATCAGCTAACTAAACGTGATGGTATGGGAGTCGCATTTAATTTGTTTAGTAATCCAGTAACGCTTCCTCTTGAATCAGTTATGTCGTATCCTCAGTCTAATTTTTATATAAAGGATAATTCTACTGAAGATATTACTCCTTCTTATTATAATATATCGGCATACTATGCTCATTTATTCTCCCCAAATGGAACAAAACTTTCAATAACTTATTCTTATAATAATCAGCCTATAACAGATAATTATACTAGTGAAGGTGTAATAAATAGTAATGATCAGGTAACTAACTTGTCTTCATATTCCAATGAAAAGTATAATCAAAAAAGACAAGATGCTATAGTTGATTTTGTTTTGCCTTTTGCCCTACATCATGAAATTAGTATTGGAGGAAGGTATAGTTGGATAAAAGATAATGATTCTTACAACTATTTAGATACACGTAATTCTGAAAAACAATCATTTGGTTATAATCATTTTAAAATAGACTTCGACAGGTGGTATACATACCTTCAGTATCAGTTCCATAGTAAGGATTTTCAGCTTACTACGGCAGTGAGCACAGAACAAAAGCAATATTTATCATGGGTGATTTATGATGAGAATATTATAAATATTCTTCCATCTTTGAATTTATCGTATGCCTTTAATAAAAATTCTATTATAAGAGCCGATTATCATTCTCACTTAGCTTCTTCTTTGTGGATGAGTAACTCAAGTCTTGTATCTCCTTTGTATGATCAACAAAATGCTTCTTCATATAATGACGGCAGAGCTCACTTCTTCCACTTAGGCTATAGTAAAATAACTTCAAAATTTAATTTCTTACTGGATGCTAATTATATTTATGGTGGTAACAGGATTGGAAAAATGAAAGTGGTTCTTCCTCCATTAACTACAAATACTGAAACTCTCTATGCTATGTGGGATGGATTATGTTTTCAGAAAACAATAGTATCAGCAACGGCTTCTTATCAATTTTCAAAAGCAATGAAACTTCAACTGTTTGCAACAGGTGGTTATTCTGATGAGGATTACATGAGAATTGAAGGTAAACTAACAAAAACGGGCTTTGATGGTAGCTTGGTGGCAAGTAGTTGGTTAAGCTTGCCTGATGGTTATATGCTTAATTTAAACGGAGGGTATTATTTCCCACGGAAGTCGGTAGCACTAGATAGTTTTAATAACTACTTTTACCGGGTACGGGCATCAAAGAATTTATTGAAAGATAAACTAACAGTGGCAATCTTTGCCAACGATTTTATAACAAGAAAGAAGGACGTGAAGCAATATGATATAGTTGGAAATGATATAAAGCTAAAAACTACCGGAAGGGAATTCGGTCTTTCAATGGTCTATCATTTTTCTATTTGGTAG
- the cysK gene encoding cysteine synthase A — protein MTKIANKLTDLIGNTPLLKLSGYMEKYNPGANVLGKLEYFNPAGSVKDRTALSMIEDAEARGLLKPGATIIEPTSGNTGVGLAMVASVKKYKLILTMPETMSLERRNLLKAYGARIELTPGIEGMKGAIRKAEELKAAIPGSIIPQQFENPANTEVHKRTTAEEIWRDTDGQVAVFVAGVGTGGTVCGVGETLKKYNPDICVVAVQPASAPMLTGGEWSSHRIQGIGANFVPKIYNPAVVDEVFSVPDNEAIRAGRELAKEEGLLVGISSGAAAYAARILSLRPEFAGKMIVTLFPDTGERYLSTEEFAFETYPLD, from the coding sequence ATGACAAAGATAGCAAACAAACTGACAGATCTGATAGGCAATACTCCCCTGTTAAAACTGTCGGGTTATATGGAAAAATATAATCCCGGAGCCAATGTTCTTGGAAAACTGGAGTACTTTAACCCTGCTGGAAGTGTGAAAGACCGGACTGCTCTTTCAATGATTGAAGATGCTGAAGCACGCGGATTACTGAAACCAGGCGCTACCATAATAGAACCTACCAGTGGTAATACAGGGGTTGGTCTTGCAATGGTTGCTTCCGTGAAGAAATATAAATTAATTCTTACCATGCCCGAAACAATGAGCCTGGAACGCCGTAACTTATTGAAGGCTTACGGTGCGAGAATTGAATTAACCCCGGGAATTGAAGGAATGAAAGGAGCTATCCGAAAAGCCGAAGAGTTGAAAGCAGCTATTCCGGGATCCATTATTCCTCAACAATTTGAAAACCCAGCCAACACGGAAGTGCACAAACGCACTACGGCCGAAGAAATCTGGAGAGATACCGACGGTCAGGTTGCCGTGTTTGTTGCCGGAGTGGGTACAGGCGGTACTGTTTGTGGCGTAGGCGAAACGCTTAAAAAATATAATCCTGATATTTGTGTAGTAGCTGTTCAGCCTGCTTCAGCTCCTATGCTGACAGGAGGGGAGTGGTCATCTCATCGTATTCAGGGAATTGGTGCAAATTTTGTTCCAAAGATTTATAACCCTGCGGTTGTGGATGAGGTATTCTCGGTTCCTGATAACGAAGCAATCCGTGCAGGTCGTGAATTAGCTAAAGAAGAAGGCCTTTTAGTTGGTATATCTTCCGGAGCTGCAGCTTATGCTGCCCGTATCCTTTCTCTGCGCCCTGAATTTGCCGGAAAGATGATTGTTACTTTATTTCCGGATACAGGAGAACGTTATCTGTCTACCGAAGAATTTGCTTTTGAGACTTATCCACTGGATTAA
- a CDS encoding cation diffusion facilitator family transporter, translating to MAHNHEHQHNHTVESLNKAFIIGIALNLSFVIIEFGAGFYYDSLGLMSDAGHNLGDVASLFLALLAFRLAKIRANARYTYGYKKSTVLVSLLNAVILLIAVGAILMESLEKIVNPRPVEGGAIAWVAGIGVFVNAFTAMLFMKNREKDLNVRGAYLHMAADTLVSIGVLASGLVISYTGWYVIDPIIGISVALVILISTWNLLHESIRLSLDGVPVGINSEDIKEIISEIAEVKSLHHLHIWAISTTENAMTAHIVVANLDEMEELKHRIKDKLQEAGISHVTLEFETEQVCCESGYCI from the coding sequence ATGGCTCATAATCACGAACATCAGCATAATCACACAGTAGAATCCTTGAATAAAGCTTTTATAATAGGTATAGCCCTAAATCTGTCTTTTGTTATAATTGAATTCGGAGCCGGATTTTACTACGATTCATTAGGACTAATGTCCGACGCCGGGCATAATCTTGGCGATGTAGCTAGTCTTTTCCTTGCATTATTGGCATTCCGTCTGGCAAAAATAAGGGCAAACGCCAGATACACTTACGGATATAAAAAAAGCACCGTACTTGTTTCCCTGTTGAATGCAGTTATTTTGCTCATTGCCGTGGGTGCTATCTTAATGGAAAGTCTTGAAAAGATAGTTAATCCCCGTCCGGTTGAAGGAGGCGCTATTGCATGGGTAGCCGGAATCGGCGTATTCGTCAATGCTTTCACAGCCATGCTTTTTATGAAGAACCGGGAAAAAGATCTGAATGTAAGGGGAGCTTACCTGCACATGGCCGCGGACACATTGGTATCTATAGGTGTATTGGCATCGGGACTCGTTATTTCTTATACAGGATGGTATGTGATAGATCCAATTATCGGAATATCCGTAGCTCTTGTTATACTTATTTCCACCTGGAACCTGCTTCACGAAAGCATCCGTCTTTCGCTCGACGGGGTGCCTGTAGGCATAAACAGTGAAGATATCAAAGAAATAATTTCAGAGATAGCCGAAGTTAAGAGCCTTCACCACTTACATATCTGGGCCATCAGTACCACAGAAAATGCAATGACTGCTCATATAGTTGTAGCCAATCTCGATGAGATGGAAGAATTGAAGCATCGCATAAAAGATAAACTTCAGGAAGCAGGGATTAGTCACGTTACTTTGGAGTTTGAGACTGAACAGGTGTGTTGTGAAAGCGGTTATTGCATTTAA
- a CDS encoding 2-isopropylmalate synthase, with translation MSDRLFIFDTTLRDGEQVPGCQLNTVEKIQVAKALEALGVDIIEAGFPVSSPGDFNSVIEISKAVTWPTICALTRAVEKDIDVAMDALQYAKHKRIHTGIGTSDSHIKYKFNSTREEIIERAVAAVKYAKKYVEDVEFYAEDAGRTDNEYLARVVEAVIKAGATVVNIPDTTGYCLPSEYEAKIRFLKENVKGIDNAIISTHCHNDLGMATANTMAGIIGGARQVEVTMNGIGERAGNTALEEIAMILKSHHEFDIQTNIVTQKIYPTSRMVSSLMNMPIQPNKAIVGRNAFAHSSGIHQDGVLKNMQTYEIINPHDVGIDDNSIVLTARSGRAALKHRLSVLGVDLVKEKLDKVYEEFLKLADRKKDINDDDVLMLAGAERSTNKRIKVDYLQVTSGVGVRSVASLGLDIAGEKFESAASGNGPVDAAIKALKNIIHRTMTLKEFTIQAISKGSDDVGKVHMQVEYDKQMYYGFGANTDIVAASLEAYIDCINKFIK, from the coding sequence ATGAGTGACAGATTATTTATTTTTGATACTACTCTTCGGGATGGAGAACAAGTTCCCGGATGCCAATTGAATACTGTAGAAAAGATTCAGGTTGCTAAGGCATTAGAGGCCCTTGGAGTAGATATTATTGAAGCTGGATTCCCGGTTTCGAGCCCGGGGGATTTTAATTCTGTAATTGAAATTTCTAAAGCTGTAACATGGCCTACAATTTGTGCATTGACTCGTGCTGTTGAAAAAGATATTGATGTAGCTATGGATGCTTTGCAATATGCTAAGCATAAACGTATTCATACTGGTATTGGTACCTCAGATTCTCATATAAAATATAAGTTTAATTCTACTCGGGAGGAGATTATTGAACGCGCTGTTGCAGCTGTAAAATATGCTAAAAAATATGTAGAGGATGTAGAATTTTATGCTGAAGATGCTGGAAGAACAGACAATGAATATCTTGCAAGAGTTGTTGAAGCGGTTATTAAGGCTGGTGCTACTGTAGTGAATATTCCGGATACAACCGGTTATTGTTTGCCTTCAGAATATGAAGCAAAGATCAGATTCCTGAAAGAAAATGTGAAAGGTATAGATAATGCAATTATTTCTACTCACTGTCATAATGATTTGGGTATGGCAACTGCAAATACAATGGCTGGAATCATTGGCGGTGCCCGCCAGGTTGAGGTTACCATGAATGGAATTGGGGAACGTGCAGGAAATACTGCTCTTGAGGAAATTGCAATGATTCTGAAGAGTCACCACGAATTCGATATACAGACAAATATTGTTACTCAAAAAATTTATCCTACTTCACGCATGGTTTCAAGTTTAATGAACATGCCGATACAACCCAATAAAGCTATTGTTGGTCGTAATGCTTTTGCTCATTCATCAGGTATCCATCAGGATGGAGTTTTGAAGAATATGCAAACTTACGAAATTATTAATCCTCACGATGTGGGTATTGATGATAATTCAATTGTGTTAACTGCCCGTAGCGGAAGAGCTGCATTGAAGCATCGTCTTTCTGTTCTTGGTGTTGATTTAGTTAAAGAGAAACTTGATAAGGTATATGAAGAATTCCTGAAACTTGCAGATAGGAAGAAAGACATTAATGATGATGATGTTCTTATGCTTGCCGGTGCTGAAAGAAGTACAAATAAACGTATTAAAGTTGATTATCTTCAGGTTACAAGCGGAGTAGGCGTTCGTTCTGTTGCGAGTCTGGGCTTAGATATAGCAGGTGAGAAATTTGAATCGGCTGCAAGCGGTAACGGTCCGGTTGATGCTGCTATCAAAGCATTGAAGAATATTATTCACCGTACCATGACACTCAAGGAATTTACTATTCAGGCTATTAGTAAAGGTAGTGATGATGTAGGTAAAGTGCATATGCAGGTTGAATATGATAAGCAAATGTATTATGGTTTCGGAGCAAATACTGATATTGTAGCTGCTTCTTTGGAAGCTTATATTGATTGTATCAACAAATTTATAAAATAA